In Neoarius graeffei isolate fNeoGra1 chromosome 17, fNeoGra1.pri, whole genome shotgun sequence, a single window of DNA contains:
- the LOC132864489 gene encoding gamma-interferon-inducible lysosomal thiol reductase-like, producing MCVLKSALALACLALLVSECASSPVGRCGMLGQCAQVNSSRSADSVNVSLYYESLCPGCRQFLVLELMPTFFMLYDIMNLELVPYGNAEEKQVGDKYEFTCQHGPDECLGNMIETCVMEKVPKTAVFVINCMETAGNVVKAAEPCLALFSPDSSFDDVMACVNGDEGNQLMHQNAKATAALQPPHEYVPWVTINGEHTDDLQEKAMNSLFLLVCSLYKGKAPPACSLGKKAVKTSYC from the exons ATGTGCGTCCTCAAGTCCGCGCTCGCGCTCGCCTGCCTCGCGCTGTTGGTGTCTGAGTGCGCGAGCTCCCCAGTCGGCAGATGCGGG atgctgGGGCAGTGTGCACAGGTGAACTCCAGCAGGAGTGCTGACTCTGTGAATGTGTCTCTGTATTACGAGTCTCTGTGTCCTGGCTGCCGGCAGTTCCTGGTGTTGGAGCTCATGCCGACCTTCTTCATGCTTTATGACATCATGAATTTGGAACTTGTCCCGTACGGCAACGCAGAG GAGAAGCAGGTCGGAGACAAGTACGAGTTCACCTGTCAGCACGGACCAGACGAGTGTCTGGGCAACATGATCGAG acgtgtgtgatggagaaagtGCCCAAAACTGCAGTGTTCGTGATTAACTGCATGGAAACGGCTGGGAATGTGGTGAAGGCGGCGGAACCT TGTCTGGCCCTGTTCAGCCCAGACTCAAGCTTCGATGATGTCATGGCGTGTGTGAACGGTGACGAGGGAAATCAGTTAATGCACCAGAACGCCAAGGCAACCGCAGCTTTACAGCCACCACATGAGTACGTCCCGTGGGTCACCATCAACGGA GAGCACACTGATGACCTGCAGGAGAAAGCAATGAACTCGCTCTTCCTACTCGTCTGCAGTCTGTACAAG ggtAAGGCTCCACCAGCGTGCTCTCTCGGAAAGAAGGCGGTAAAGACGAGTTACTGCTGA